A region of Bombyx mori chromosome 13, ASM3026992v2 DNA encodes the following proteins:
- the LOC101743227 gene encoding kinesin-related protein 4 isoform X2, with amino-acid sequence MSDNIKVVVKVRPLITREIEEKLPYQWRIKNNSLYQLDQNGKEFGSSFTFDKVYDESTKTSEVYNDIAKPIVEAAVAGFNGTIFAYGQTSSGKTYTMAGTESSPGIITLAVLNLFEIIKNIPDRDFLVRVSYIEIYNETVKDLLNIEKDNIKIHDTLQGIKVDATEKVTSSPEEVLEIIKQGEANRQTGSTNMNEKSSRSHSIFQITIESKEHVEGKEEVGSVNVSQLNLVDLAGSERAGQTGAKGLRFKEGTHINKSLSALALVIKKLAENPGQFNNYRDSKLTRILQNSLGGNAKTSIICAVTPAALEETISTLQFGNRAKFIKNEPILNEVQSNATMIQQLTKKLGALQTELECKKHLEQDNYNLQKQIAGLQRLILSGVTRHSTEDIISTRRKHPQRRITISALHSVEESTTSIPRFCTPVLKYNPMTLGGCSSDLAPLQRPGTLSTVPEETSRMVTPPPGDKRVNFEDEIIELDKSKTPPCVLRKTAKRAEKNLKDIVELTEREKIYPPRVAELLEKLEEKTYAITMLQDEMETFNKQSKEKDLQMEYMKKKIQKLEDTIVNVTSEKEKLETRCKDVDIKLTDWEVSYDTFKKKAKQREEELLSIVEELKTKSHTGGISLNQSLKEQSILKCPEISTNKEDESSTPNLVSDLQSQLVVKNQTIVELQADICAQNQTITFLEKSSQELQDMINNYKENLTDKDEEIGLLKCAIETLNSTIKSQKSCLDTANDDIKSYNSVIQELQIKLTGKETQLNLNIEDDLLQNMIDNEATLFANNENIRNIIHAFKIRLEECYKEIGQLKSGLQQNVGVGDKTVAELKNDEINSMIRQLEEEIEKCKIVEEELTEKLTIAETKHNDLKKLYEDSASELEALKRENIQMHTSEGESKKVVEQLLEKNIILTDEIDAMTKKITTLQENISSKEIIIESLQENNKDRMEYLDKAKLIIKKLQDVFLILSGDVMVVPEIIDSLTEVINTLTNGFESLEEVALEIDLKKNSITKDNISIKTLLDKLITKNETDINELRNSIKYLESVKSEYNTANEKLFEQLNNAVDKQNCIQEEVDLLKIENQNLLQELLSRKTELEKLELEILARDKFIANLEEMKTMLVEEKLSEIKEKDENFKQEIDMLNEKLICDRREFNETMQEKNILLSDLSKKVNKTERELEEKQEQLTHLMEQLNDTENNSYKLIENMFNKVSQIASDFKISNQLSCELDDESENTYERISLTLDKITNHITYLNTQINETQKNDNAQLLWEAKKQIADLTEQNIILKERLSQLETENKELLIEIQTVRGSNEEVTLNLKDSSTLLKQLKEELKQKSNEIEDMKTKVMEWKSQFEDLDDVMKQQQKELKLENKKLHDKRTEKSAESLDSEEDEECVNNFYEISVNTDSENTLEQSAYSPKSLVTICCSKILDSIQSNDTKKDISTCDKDETTKCSNCDEFSSQLTSAQDKNDKLTQKVQQLQAFNLQLMDEHELVRLELQKLIEPAHELQKKIINHKTNLSILTATTYAENKLLNSQVKSLQHHHGRFHYVCQRDLPAFKKQLCDLLAILKNCPTLVESENGSLKRFSLPDVLEKNTTIARNESVLDGDLLMLDTNVSLTTADSTLVACDQTCLDLTQNLINEISIQTNFNQTIEASDVNSQIEMLNNDNRIMFEKLEILKEENEKLRNQLDGAKSKNDNIIETQSNPIKLQDSGTITISCKMCQSLKESSNEINLKLEKLSGELFDIKEQKSALEGKYQNLILETQTRDLLMSQIKSLEMENLTKDKEIKNLTDSLKTKSKKINELQEENDTLSNLIMENVTESDNLNKEVDDLKKNNECLTQKCIDLEKLVNESENKIGPKNICAQCKLKENLIQSLHIGYDNTLSKLNRSISDSNTSTRYNKICTLQSELDAGREDCKELCEDFTSIKNHLELHEPNMTMDLDESIENANFLPQSTANLSKIADEKNLDMSYVMDKTMCLNYYTEIVGVEDHDLKENIKIIDVMKMLHNHLLTSHGNEVENLVNKLKDYEETKNDLLNQLETTSAKCSIINKELGENNEFETKAVKVMSEIKRNLNSLSEQLINNESKKSKDHIDRYKDSLLAVLDAEFGTTSLDVFEILMDNIINKYQIDLDEILEKYTKVQGDLNECTSELKSVNEKLASLNSQLIEKENACNILRIQKERIHEISSAVTIDIVKKENELKEILTKECLKLSKLKIDIPRDLDQDLPAHKKITILFDALITQYELSRTDYEIEKEKLRLETGTAKAVLEEKEKELSELKLKFDTLEEAHNEVKSLHEELTKLYKSKVDENNANLNLIKILSEEIDALKIAIAKNEEKMLSLSEKDNKLTELVSTINGLKEENNSLKSLNDVITREKETQASELERSCQVIKQNGFELDKMKADILMLNETVKENTVVVETLKDEAKSLLEQNLALKEQCEEKTRDCSRLEINIKTHEKTAEIQNRMIMRLQKQKQEDDKLFIEKETKLNELTNKYEALKRDYDAAVKDLESSREAVNQLTTQKDLVEGRIAELESDIRTEQTATVSLDDASKSSRSRRRSLHDSKRTFGDENRDLGESNLEAVFESRRQPDDLFMDVDGHDSNRSTPIRLKGRDSLLKSDNSDVGEEHSSRPGSVQASRRRRQSIHDFHRSIMRSSRDTSHENPKLDDSPKRSISVISDSEVSQLKERLLSCQQELDDLKERYKELDDECETCAEYLQERDEQCARLKKEKLSLEQQVSNLKEQIRTQQPVERQAKFADVAVNTDEDWANLHSVVVDRMSYDAEVEKNKRLMKTIEELRYKKQDLKNTVTKMQKAMEKYTKKDKEFEAKRKELEDCKAELEELKQRYKELDEECETCAEYLKQREEQCKRLKEAKIALEMKLQEFQTDASIVHLQSVRKKRRSIHDQNRASNVDLVDASTQIGDDFLNNQVERDRGSGNATDESHVREMQRLQKIVDKLSNQKVALEKQIESLSNTPVSNSTMYVATGSAIVQNQQITDVMKENQKLKKMNAKLITICKKRGKTGANRENEDPSDV; translated from the exons ATGAGTGATAATATCAAAGTGGTTGTCAAAGTTCGGCCTTTGATTACAAGGGAAATTGAAGAGAAACTCCCTTACCAGTGgcgcattaaaaataattccCTATATCAACTAGATCAGAATGGCAAAGAGTTCGGATCTTCATTTACATTTg aCAAAGTTTATGATGAAAGTACAAAAACCAGTGAAGTTTACAATGATATTGCAAAGCCTATCGTTGAAGCAGCAGTTGCTGGATTCAATGGTACTATCTTTGCATACGGGCAGACCTCCTCCGGGAAGACTTACACTATGGCAGGAACTGAGAGCTCGCCGGGTATAATAACATTAGCTGTTTTAAACCTATTTGAAATTATCAAGAATATACCTGACCGTGACTTTTTAGTAAg AGTATCTTACATAGAAATCTATAATGAAACTGTAAAAGATCTTCTTAACATTGAAAAAGACAACATAAAGATCCATGACACTTTACAAGGTATTAAAGTGGATGCAACTGAGAAAGTCACTTCCTCGCCTGAAGAAGTACTGGAAATTATAAAACAG GGTGAAGCAAATCGGCAAACAGGGTCAACAAATATGAATGAGAAAAGTAGCAGATCACATTCTATCTTTCAAATA ACTATTGAATCTAAAGAACATGTTGAAGGTAAAGAGGAGGTTGGTAGCGTTAACGTATCACAGCTGAATCTAGTTGATCTTGCGGGCTCTGAACGTGCAGGACAAACAGGTGCTAAGGGCTTACGTTTTAAAGAAGGAACCCATATTAATAAATCGCTGTCTGCCCTTGCTTTGGTCATCAAAAAACTTGCTGAGAATCCTGGGca GTTCAACAACTACCGTGACAGCAAATTAACAAGAATACTACAGAACTCACTCGGTGGGAATGCTAAAACAAGTATCATATGTGCAGTTACACCAGCTGCTCTAGAAGAAACAATTTCTACCTTACA attcgGAAACCGTGCGAAATTTATAAAGAACGAACCTATTTTGAATGAAGTACAGAGTAACGCTACAATGATCCAGCAGTTAACTAAGAAACTTGGGGCCCTCCAAACTGAACTTGAATGCAAGAAACATCTTGAG CAAGACAACTACAACCTCCAGAAACAGATAGCGGGATTACAGAGGCTAATATTAAGTGGCGTAACGCGACATTCTACTGAAGACATCATCAGCACCCGTCGCAAACATCCTCAACGCAGGATTACAATATCGGCTTTGCACTCGGTCGAAGAATCCACAACTAGCATCCCGAGGTTTTGTACTCCTGTCTTGAAATACAA CCCGATGACGTTAGGCGGTTGTTCATCAGACTTAGCTCCGTTACAACGTCCGGGAACCTTATCCACTGTTCCTGAAGAAACTTCACGGATGGTCACCCCGCCCCCTGGTGACAAGAGAGTCAACTTTGAGGATGAAATCATCGAGCTCG ACAAATCGAAGACGCCTCCTTGTGTACTGAGGAAGACAGCGAAACGAGCCGAGAAGAATCTCAAAGACATAGTCGAGTTAACTGAACGAGAGAAAATTTATCCTCCTAGAGTT GCGGAATTGTTGGAGAAATTGGAAGAAAAAACTTATGCTATTACGATGCTACAAGACGAGATGGAGACTTTCAATAAACAGAGTAAAGAAAAAGATCTACAGATGGAATATATGAAGAAGAAAATCCAAAAATTAGAAGACACAATTGTTAATGTCACTTCGGAAAAG GAAAAATTAGAAACCCGTTGCAAAGATGTTGACATCAAGCTAACGGACTGGGAAGTTAGCTACGACACTTTCAAGAAAAAAGCGAAACAAAGAGAAGAAGAATTGCTTTCGATAGTAGAAGAACTGAAAACTAAATCACATACAGGAG GTATATCCCTAAATCAAAGTCTCAAAGAGCAATCGATTTTAAAATGTCCAGAAATCAGTACAAATAAAGAAGATGAATCTTCAACCCCAAATTTAGTCTCAGACTTACAGTCACAACTGGTCGTCAAAAACCAAACTATCGTAGAATTACAGGCGGATATCTGTGCACAAAATCAAACGATCACGTTCTTAGAAAAATCTAGTCAAGAATTACAAGACATGATAAACAATTACAAGGAAAATCTAACAGATAAAGATGAAGAAATTGGATTGCTTAAATGTGCCATAGAAACattaaattcgactataaaaaGCCAAAAATCTTGTCTAGATACTGCAAACGACGACATTAAATCCTATAACAGTGTTATAcaggagttacaaataaaactcACCGGTAAAGAGAcccaattaaatttaaacatagaAGACGATCTTTTGCAAAACATGATTGACAATGAAGCAACACTATTTGCCAACAACGAAAACATTAGAAACATAATACACGCTTTCAAAATTAGACTTGAAGAATGCTATAAGGAAATTGGCCAATTAAAATCTGGTTTACAACAAAATGTTGGCGTTGGAGACAAAACTGTAGCAGAActaaaaaatgatgaaattaatAGCATGATTCGTCAGTTGGAAGAAGAGATTGAGAAATGTAAAATAGTCGAGGAAGAACTCACCGAAAAATTAACAATAGCAGAAACTAAACATAATGATTTGAAAAAATTGTATGAGGATAGTGCATCAGAATTGGAAGCATTAAAAAGAGAAAACATACAAATGCATACAAGTGAGGGTGAATCAAAAAAAGTAGTCGAAcaattattggaaaaaaatataatattaacagaTGAAATAGATGCCATGACCAAGAAAATCACAACATTACAAGAGAACATTAGttcaaaagaaataataatagaatctTTACAAGAAAACAATAAAGACAGAATGGAATATTTAGATAAAGCtaaattaatcattaaaaaacttcaagatgttttcttaattttatcagGTGATGTCATGGTGGTTCCAGAAATTATTGATAGTTTAACAGAAGTAATCAATACGTTGACTAACGGTTTTGAGTCTTTAGAAGAAGTAGCACTAGAAATAGACTTAAAGAAAAATTCAATAACAAAAGATAATATATCCATAAAGACCTTGTTAGATAAATTAATAACCAAAAATGAAACAGACATTAATGAGTTAAGGAACTCTATAAAATATCTTGAAAGTGTAAAAAGTGAATACAATACTGCTAACGAAAAGCTTTTTGAACAGTTAAATAATGCAGTAGATAAACAAAATTGCATTCAGGAAGAAGtggatttattaaaaattgaaaatcaaaaTCTATTACAAGAATTACTATCTCGTAAAACAGAACTAGAAAAATTGGAGTTAGAAATATTAGCCCGCGACAAATTTATTGCAAATTTAGAAGAAATGAAAACTATGCTCGTCGAGGAGAAGCTGTCAGAAATTAAAGAGAAGGACGAAAATTTCAAACAAGAAATTGATATGTTGAATGAAAAGTTAATCTGTGATCGACGTGAATTTAATGAAACTATGCAAGAGAAAAACATACTACTCTCTGATTTATCTAAGAAAGTCAACAAAACAGAACGCGAGTTAGAAGAGAAACAAGAACAACTTACCCATCTAATGGAGCAACTCAATGACACTGAGAATAACAGTTACAAGCTTATCGAAAATATGTTCAATAAAGTTTCTCAAATCGCATCAGATTTTAAAATTTCCAATCAGCTGTCCTGTGAACTTGATGATGAGAGTGAAAACACATACGAAAGAATTAGTCTAACTTTGGACAAGATAACTAATCACATAACGTATTTAAACACGCAAATAAATGAGACACAGAAGAATGATAATGCGCAGTTATTATGGGAAGCAAAGAAACAGATTGCAGATCTAACGGaacaaaatatcattttaaaagaaagatTATCACAATtagaaacagaaaataaagaaCTTCTTATTGAAATTCAAACAGTTCGAGGTAGTAATGAAGAAGTAACACTAAATTTAAAAGACAGTAGCACATTGTTGAAACAACTCAAAGaagaattgaaacaaaaaagtaaCGAGATAGAAGATATGAAAACTAAAGTGATGGAATGGAAAAGCCAATTCGAGGATTTAGATGACGTGatgaaacaacaacaaaaagaattaaaactggaaaataaaaaacttcatgATAAAAGAACTGAAAAAAGTGCAGAAAGCTTAGATTCTGAAGAGGACGAAGAATGTGTAAacaatttttatgaaataagcGTGAACACAGACAGTGAAAATACATTAGAGCAATCAGCCTATTCTCCAAAAAGTCTTGTCACAATATGCTGTAGCAAGATTTTAGATAGCATTCAATCGAATGATACCAAAAAAGACATATCGACTTGTGACAAAGACGAGACGACGAAATGCAGCAACTGTGATGAGTTTTCCTCCCAATTGACTTCTGCACAAGATAAAAACGACAAATTGACGCAGAAGGTACAACAGCTACAAGCCTTTAACCTACAACTAATGGACGAACACGAATTAGTTCGTTTAGAACTACAAAAATTAATAGAACCAGCTcatgaattacaaaaaaagattaTCAATCATAAAACTAATTTGTCGATACTCACCGCGACAACGTATGCTGAGAATAAACTACTCAATTCTCAGGTTAAGAGTTTACAACATCACCACGGTCGCTTTCACTACGTATGTCAAAGAGATTTGCCAGCGTTTAAAAAGCAATTGTGTGATCTCTTAGCAATCCTAAAAAACTGTCCTACATTAGTCGAATCAGAAAATGGTAGTTTGAAAAGATTTTCCTTGCCAGATGtcttagaaaaaaatacaacgaTTGCAAGAAACGAATCCGTTTTGGATGGTGATTTATTAATGCTGGATACAAATGTTAGTCTTACAACAGCTGACAGTACCTTGGTAGCCTGCGACCAAACATGTTTAGATTTGACCCAAAACCTAATCAATGAAATCTCTATACAAACTAATTTCAACCAAACTATAGAAGCAAGTGATGTCAATTCTCAAATCGAAATGTTAAATAATGATAACCGAATTATGTTTGAGAAATTAGAAATTTTGAAGGAGGAAAACGAAAAATTACGTAACCAATTAGATGGAGCTAAAAGTAAAAATGACAACATTATAGAAACACAAAGTAATCCAATAAAGTTACAGGATTCCGGAACCATAACAATTTCTTGTAAAATGTGTCAGAGTCTAAAAGAATCTTCAAACGAAATCAATCTAAAACTTGAAAAGCTATCCGGAGAGTTATTCGATATTAAAGAACAAAAGAGTGCTTTGGAGggtaaatatcaaaatttaatattggaAACACAAACGAGAGATCTACTGATGTCCCAAATTAAGTCCTTAGAAATGGAAAACCTCACTAAAGATAAAGAAATCAAGAACTTAACAGACTctttaaaaactaaaagtaaaaaaattaatgagctGCAAGAAGAGAATGATACACTTTCCAATCTTATAATGGAAAACGTTACCGAAAGTGATAATTTGAATAAAGAAGTAGACGAtctaaagaaaaataatgaatgtcTTACACAAAAATGTATTGATTTGGAAAAACTTGTTAATGAATCCGAAAATAAAATTGGACCTAAAAATATATGTGCTCaatgtaaattaaaagaaaatttaatacaatCTTTACATATCGGTTACGACAACACTCTATCAAAACTGAATCGAAGCATTAGTGACTCTAATACTTCAACACgatacaataaaatttgtacACTACAAAGCGAATTGGACGCGGGAAGAGAAGATTGTAAAGAACTCTGCGAAGATTTCACGTCAATAAAGAACCATTTAGAACTACACGAACCTAATATGACCATGGATTTAGATGAAAGTATTGAAAATGCAAACTTTTTACCACAATCAACAGCAAACCTGTCTAAAATCGCTGACGAAAAAAATCTTGACATGTCTTATGTAATGGATAAAACGATGTGCCTAAATTATTATACAGAAATTGTAGGAGTGGAAGATCACGatctaaaagaaaatattaaaataattgatgttATGAAAATGCTGCATAATCATTTGTTAACGAGTCACGGCAATGAAGTTGAAAATCTAGTGAATAAGCTTAAGGATTATGAAGAAACTAAAAATGACTTACTGAACCAGTTGGAGACTACTAGTGCTAAATGTTCAATAATAAACAAAGAACTTGGAGAAAACAATGAATTTGAAACTAAAGCCGTCAAGGTCATGTCCGAAAtcaaaagaaatttaaattcccTTAGcgaacaattaataaataatgaaagtaaaaaaagcaaaGATCACATAGACAGATACAAAGATAGCTTACTTGCTGTTCTGGATGCAGAATTCGGAACTACCAGCTTAGATGTATTTGAAATTCTAATGGATaacataataaacaaatatcaaATAGACTTAGATGAAATCTTGGAAAAATACACCAAAGTACAAGGAGATTTAAATGAGTGCACTTCGGAACTAAAATCAGTAAACGAAAAATTGGCATCCCTGAATAGTCaattaattgaaaaagaaaacgcCTGTAATATTTTGAGAATACAGAAAGAAAGAATACATGAAATCAGCTCAGCGGTTACAATAGATATTGTTAAGAAAGAAAATGAATTAAAGGAAATACTGACCAAAGAATgtttgaaactttcaaaattaaaaatagatattccaCGCGACTTAGATCAGGACTTACCGGcgcataaaaaaattactattctGTTTGATGCTCTCATAACACAGTATGAACTCTCGCGAACGGATTACGAAATCGAAAAGGAAAAACTTAGATTGGAAACTGGTACGGCGAAAGCAGTgttagaagaaaaagaaaaagaattatctgaactaaaattaaaattcgatACACTCGAAGAGGCGCACAACGAAGTAAAATCATTGCATGAAGAATTAACGAAACTGTACAAGAGTAAAGTAGACGAAAATAATGCGAacttgaatttaataaaaatattatccgAAGAAATCGATGCACTTAAAATAGCGATAGCtaaaaacgaagaaaaaatgCTGTCTCTATCTGAAAAAGACAATAAATTAACGGAGCTGGTCTCTACAATAAACGgcttaaaagaagaaaataactcACTAAAGTCGCTCAATGATGTTATAACAAGAGAAAAAGAAACTCAAGCTTCAGAATTGGAAAGGTCGTgtcaagtaataaaacaaaacggtTTCGAACTGGACAAGATGAAAGCAGATATATTGATGTTAAATGAAACTGTCAAAGAGAATACAGTAGTTGTTGAAACTTTAAAAGATGAAGCTAAATCACTGTTGGAGCAAAATCTAGCTTTGAAGGAACAGTGTGAGGAGAAAACGCGCGATTGCTCTCGTCTCGAAATTAACATCAAAACACACGAGAAAACTGCCGAAATCCAAAACAGAATGATCATGAG acttcaaaaacaGAAACAGGAAGACGATAAACTATTCATAGAGAAAGAAACTAAATTGAACGAACTAACGAACAAATATGAAGCTCTGAAGAGAGATTATGATGCGGCGGTAAAGGATCTCGAGTCAAGCAGAGAAGCGGTGAACCAATTGACTACACAGAAAGATCTTGTTGag GGTCGTATAGCCGAACTGGAATCTGATATACGAACGGAACAAACAGCAACAGTTTCGCTAGACGACGCGTCCAAGTCGTCCCGGAGCCGCCGCCGCAGTCTGCACGACTCGAAGAGGACGTTTGGCGACGAAAACCGTGACCTGGGAG AAAGCAATTTGGAAGCTGTTTTCGAGTCGCGTCGCCAACCCGACGATCTCTTCATGGATGTAGACGGACACGATTCAAACAGAAGCACACCTATTCGACTCAAAGG ACGTGACAGTTTACTAAAATCAGAtaat AGCGACGTAGGAGAGGAGCACTCGTCCCGGCCCGGCAGCGTGCAGGCTTCGCGACGGAGGCGACAGAGTATACACGACTTCCACCGGAGTATAATGCGGTCTAGCCGAGATACTTCCCACG AAAATCCAAAACTTGACGATTCCCCAAAGAGGTCAATATCAGTAATCAGTGACAGTGAAGTGTCTCAGCTTAAGGAGCGGCTATTGTCATGTCAACAAGAACTAGACGATCTAAAGGAGAGGTACAAAGAATTGGACGACGAGTGCGAAACCTGCGCAGAGTACTTGCAAGAAAGAGACGAGCAATGCGCTCGCTTGAAAAAGGAAAAATTGAGTTTAGAG CAACAAGTATCAAATTTGAAAGAACAAATACGTACGCAACAACCTGTTGAACGTCAAGCAAAATTCGCGGATGTCGCCGTCAACACAGACGAAG ATTGGGCCAATCTACATTCGGTGGTCGTCGATCGAATGTCGTACGACGCGGAGGTCGAAAAGAACAAGAGGCTAATGAAAACCATTGAAGAACTGCGATACAAGAAGCAAGATCTGAAGAATACTGTCACAAAAATGCAAAAAGCAATGGAGAAATATACTAAAAAAGACAA agAATTCGAAGCGAAAAGGAAAGAGCTGGAGGATTGTAAAGCAGAACTTGAAGAATTAAAACAAAGATATAAGGAGTTGGACGAAGAATGCGAGACATGTGCAGAGTACCTTAAACAAAGAGAAGAACAATGTAAGAGGCTTAAAGAGGCTAAAATCGCTCTAGag atgaaattacaagaGTTCCAAACCGACGCTAGTATAGTACATCTGCAATCCGTACGTAAGAAACGAAGGAGCATACACGATCAGAACCGAGCTTCCAACGTCGATCTTGTGGATGCATCCACACAGATTGGTGACG ATTTTCTAAATAATCAAGTTGAACGCGACCGCGGCTCCGGTAACGCAACCGACGAATCTCATGTCCGTGAAATGCAACGACTTCAGAAG attgtGGACAAGTTAAGCAACCAGAAGGTCGCCTTGGAGAAGCAAATAGAATCTTTGAGTAATACGCCTGTATCGAATTCCACTATGTATGTAGCCACTGGCAGTGCGATAGTGCAG AACCAACAAATAACTGACGTGATGAAGGAAAATCAAAAACTAAAGAAGATGAATGCCAAACTGATTACGATATGCAAGAAACGAGGCAAGACAGGCGCCAACAGAGAGAATGAGGATCCGTCCGATGTTTGA